From the genome of Bacillota bacterium:
AAATTAGAGATAGGTTCGAGTTTTTTATATTTATAAATAGATGACGTGATATTTTATGATAAATTGATGCTATTTTTATATATTAGCAATTAAACTAAAATGTATAATTATTAATGTGTAAGCATTGGTATTTATAAATATCATCATATAAAGGGAGATATAAAGTGAAATTTAACAGGAATTTAATAAGATTTTTTATTGCTTTTATTATTGTAGGCATGACGCTGCCATTTGTGTCATCAATAAAAGCGAAAGCAGATTGTTTAAGTGCGGATCAAGTTAAAGAGCTTTTAATGATTGCAACAGACGGCAAAGAGATAAACCAAAGCTGGGTAGATGAAATATTAAATGGACAAACCCCTGACCAGCTATGCATCGACGAGATGAAAGAAGCGTTAGAAAGTGCCGACAATGCGGTCGATATATCCAACATATCGGTAAGCGGGTTAGAACAAACGCTGGAACACTTTGAAACGGGAGAAGATTTTATAAGTGATGTCTTAAAGCCTGTTGGCAGATGTGTTGTGGCTTTAAACGCAATTAAAGAAGCCAGACAGGGAGATATTCCCGGCCTTGTTACTGTATTATCTGAAGCTGGATTGGAAGAACTGTTTTCTCCGACGGCGCCTTTCTTTCTCGCAAAAGATGCTGGGCTGGTATTATCAAATTACATAAGTAAATGGTATGATAATACCATAATAAGCAACTATATTGATCACTGCATGTATTGCAAGGAAATAGGTGTTTCACCATGGTATAGCCTATATTTGACTGACACGACCCCGGAAGAACAGGAAATAATAAAATCTAATTTGCAAAAGCTCGCAGATTGTATATATGAAATTGAAACAAATACAACTTTAGCCGACTCTTCAACTTCGCAGCAATATAGCGTTAGTATGACCCCTGACAGCAGCTGGAACGAGCTTCCCGGAGAAGTTAGTTTTACTGCAAGTACATCTAATGCCGCAAGTTCTATAAGCGAATACAAATGGTATATAAATAATGAATTAGTTAAAGACGGAACCGAAAATAATTTTAGTTATAACTTTTCAAAAATTGATACATACCAGGTTGCTGTTAAAGCGATAGATAGTTTAGGAAATGAAACGACAGGTTATGGTTATGAAAATGTTAATAGCCCTGTTCATGCCTGCTTGAATTGCGATCATAACGCAGACTGTCCTTATGGATCTCCAGCTCATTGTACATTTAATTTTGATGCGTCATTATCATCGGTTGAAAATGGCTGGGGAAGTATTTCAAAATATAATTGGACCATAAAAGACAATGATGGAAATATAGTGGTTAGCGAAGACTCTTCATCGCCTAAATATAGCTATACTTACTATGGAGACTCTACTCAAAAATATTATTATGCTGCACTGACTGTATATAGCGACACGGGATATAAAGGGACTAGTGAATCATCCATTGTTATCGGAAGTTTCGGTGAAACCGATGATGATATAACCACAACAATTAATCAAGATCTTGTTTTGTCAAAGTCGTTTTCGCCATACATATATTCGTCGGGTGTTTCGTATAGTACTGGGTTTAACAGCTTTATTGTTGACGGCGCTGACCTGACGATAAATCCGGGGGTAGAAGCTACCTTTGAAAAAGGGATAACCGTCATTAACGGAGGCAGTATTACTGTAAAGGATGGCGCGACCGTTAACGCGCCATTTATTGATATAGAGTCTGGAACTTTAGATGTTGAAGGGACAGAGAGCGATACTTGTACGATAAACAGTACTGTTTCATGCGGTAAATCAACTGCAAAAATAAATTATGCCACGATTGATACTGTCAGTGGCACTGATTCAGCACTAGACATTCAAAACTCAGTCATAAAGCAGGATGTAGGAACAGATAATAGTTCATTAAAGCTTATAAATTGCGCCTTGAAACAATTTAGCGTTGATAATGCCACTGGCACAGCAGATATTGAAGGCTGTCATGCAACCGGAGATTCGAGCATTGATGCTAAGGCTGTAAACAGCGCGCAACAGATTATAATAAAAAATAACAAATTTGACAGCGCTGTAGAACTTTTCCTTCAAAAAGGCTTGCTTAACCAGTTTGATTTTGAAGGGAACACAGGCGCAGGATTAATATTATACGGTGAATTGGATCAGCAATTCAACTTGGATATAGGA
Proteins encoded in this window:
- a CDS encoding PKD domain-containing protein codes for the protein MKFNRNLIRFFIAFIIVGMTLPFVSSIKAKADCLSADQVKELLMIATDGKEINQSWVDEILNGQTPDQLCIDEMKEALESADNAVDISNISVSGLEQTLEHFETGEDFISDVLKPVGRCVVALNAIKEARQGDIPGLVTVLSEAGLEELFSPTAPFFLAKDAGLVLSNYISKWYDNTIISNYIDHCMYCKEIGVSPWYSLYLTDTTPEEQEIIKSNLQKLADCIYEIETNTTLADSSTSQQYSVSMTPDSSWNELPGEVSFTASTSNAASSISEYKWYINNELVKDGTENNFSYNFSKIDTYQVAVKAIDSLGNETTGYGYENVNSPVHACLNCDHNADCPYGSPAHCTFNFDASLSSVENGWGSISKYNWTIKDNDGNIVVSEDSSSPKYSYTYYGDSTQKYYYAALTVYSDTGYKGTSESSIVIGSFGETDDDITTTINQDLVLSKSFSPYIYSSGVSYSTGFNSFIVDGADLTINPGVEATFEKGITVINGGSITVKDGATVNAPFIDIESGTLDVEGTESDTCTINSTVSCGKSTAKINYATIDTVSGTDSALDIQNSVIKQDVGTDNSSLKLINCALKQFSVDNATGTADIEGCHATGDSSIDAKAVNSAQQIIIKNNKFDSAVELFLQKGLLNQFDFEGNTGAGLILYGELDQQFNLDIGMPIQLGFQNNILSVIQGGDMTLKSDNISSSGLAVDGGSITFEEGSAISGPIDVSNGELKLLGTAEHPITASDIQATNSTVDIEYATISGSNTGIDGLFINGGTLQLENCDINTVFYLINITGSNAIEGNKFENSFWITQDDNNQQILMK